The proteins below come from a single Vicugna pacos chromosome 13, VicPac4, whole genome shotgun sequence genomic window:
- the CD164L2 gene encoding CD164 sialomucin-like 2 protein isoform X1 produces MLAVPQVTTRWLGALTSRYSSSTEDTAMNKNHFLPHGASIPVGRDGQYTRSLWLLSGEQTGSGEQKQKPYQEATAVTQARDGKGARGFGRGALLRMNIWPAVRGACKQLKLCEHCVEGDRAHNLSGCVWEQCQLEEPGHCVAQDEVVKEGCSVFNHSESCPAVRYHPTYEPKTITTVACCDLHPAESPQVPEAHSPGFDGASFIGGVVLVLSLQAVAFFVLRFLKAKDSTYQTLI; encoded by the exons ATGCTTGCAGTTCCCCAGGTGACCACGAGATGGCTGGGAGCGCTCACTTCCAG GTACAGTTCTAGCACAGaggatacagcaatgaacaaaaatCACTTCCTTCCTCATGGAGCTTCCATCCCAGTGGGGAGAGATGGACAATATACAA GATCACTCTGGCTACTGAGTGGAGAACAGACCGGAAGTGGGGAGCAGAAGCAGAAGCCCTACCAGGAGGCCACTGCAGTCACCCAGGCAAGAGATG GTAAAGGAGCTCGAGGTTTTGGAAGGGGAGCCCTGCTCCGCATGAACATCTGGCCAGCTGTCCGAGGGGCGTGCAAACAGCTGAAACTCTGTGAGCATTGTGTAGAGGGGGACAGAGCACACAACCTCTCTGGCTGCGTGTGGGAGCAGTGTCAGCTGGAGGAGCCAG GACACTGTGTGGCCCAAGATGAGGTAGTCAAGGAAGGTTGTTCTGTCTTCAACCACTCAGAGTCATGTCCAG CTGTGCGCTACCACCCAACTTATGAACCAAAGACAATCACAACAG TGGCCTGCTGTGACCTCCACCCTGCAGAGAGCCCCCAGGTCCCCGAGGCCCACAGCCCTGGCTTTGATGGGGCCAGCTTCATTGGGGGCGTCGTGCTGGTGCTGAGCCTGCAGGCGGTGGCCTTCTTCGTCTTGCGCTTCCTCAAGGCCAAGGACAGCACCTACCAGACCCT AATTTGA
- the CD164L2 gene encoding CD164 sialomucin-like 2 protein isoform X2, protein MAAPGPRALRAALCGGCCCLLLCAQLAVAGKGARGFGRGALLRMNIWPAVRGACKQLKLCEHCVEGDRAHNLSGCVWEQCQLEEPGHCVAQDEVVKEGCSVFNHSESCPAVRYHPTYEPKTITTVACCDLHPAESPQVPEAHSPGFDGASFIGGVVLVLSLQAVAFFVLRFLKAKDSTYQTL, encoded by the exons atGGCCGCACCGGGACCCCGCGCCTTACGGGCTGCGCTCTGTGGCggctgctgctgcctcctcctgTGTGCCCAGCTCGCTGTAGCTG GTAAAGGAGCTCGAGGTTTTGGAAGGGGAGCCCTGCTCCGCATGAACATCTGGCCAGCTGTCCGAGGGGCGTGCAAACAGCTGAAACTCTGTGAGCATTGTGTAGAGGGGGACAGAGCACACAACCTCTCTGGCTGCGTGTGGGAGCAGTGTCAGCTGGAGGAGCCAG GACACTGTGTGGCCCAAGATGAGGTAGTCAAGGAAGGTTGTTCTGTCTTCAACCACTCAGAGTCATGTCCAG CTGTGCGCTACCACCCAACTTATGAACCAAAGACAATCACAACAG TGGCCTGCTGTGACCTCCACCCTGCAGAGAGCCCCCAGGTCCCCGAGGCCCACAGCCCTGGCTTTGATGGGGCCAGCTTCATTGGGGGCGTCGTGCTGGTGCTGAGCCTGCAGGCGGTGGCCTTCTTCGTCTTGCGCTTCCTCAAGGCCAAGGACAGCACCTACCAGACCCTGTGA